The Neoarius graeffei isolate fNeoGra1 chromosome 12, fNeoGra1.pri, whole genome shotgun sequence genome window below encodes:
- the gpr34l gene encoding G protein-coupled receptor 34 like has product MSLDRNFSRNLSHSNNDTCEIQDGVLSLFLPISYSIICCFGLLSNTISVFVFFIRPHADSSTAVYMRHLTLADSLLVLCLPVRIYFHYKEGPFFLCKVVGVFFYINMYASISFLSLISLDRYLKIVKPVWVFRIQKVLWSRIASYIIWALLFFGTGLFFVSNKQSNPCDRICFHFHDKGLLAGSMNLIVVAFFGCLFLIFVIFYMKIALKLRTVEMGKGDPGAQNRKKRLVLKTFLVPVIFTLCFLPYHLVRVPYVLAQMNVIKDLQSKQLLHTWNEITLLLSALNSCLDPIIYYFLSSIYRKTILCAIQGKFKTMYDLNRRRISINRSITEI; this is encoded by the coding sequence ATGTCTCTGGATCGCAACTTCAGCAGGAACTTATCTCACAGCAACAATGATACTTGTGAGATCCAGGATGGAGTCCTGTCACTCTTCTTGCCCATCAGCTACAGCATCATTTGCTGTTTCGGGCTCCTCAGCAACACCATCAGCGTCTTTGTTTTCTTCATACGACCCCATGCTGATAGCTCCACGGCGGTGTATATGCGTCATCTGACGCTGGCCGACTCGCTCTTGGTCCTGTGTTTGCCAGTGAGGATCTACTTCCATTACAAAGAAGGACCTTTCTTCCTGTGTAAAGTGGTGGGTGTTTTCTTCTACATCAACATGTATGCCAGCATCTCCTTCCTCAGCCTGATCAGCCTGGACCGCTACCTGAAGATTGTCAAGCCAGTCTGGGTCTTCCGTATCCAGAAGGTGCTGTGGAGCCGCATAGCCAGCTACATCATCTGGGCTCTTCTTTTCTTTGGAACAGGTCTGTTCTTTGTTAGTAACAAGCAGAGCAACCCATGCGACAGAATCTGCTTCCATTTCCATGATAAGGGGTTGTTAGCTGGTAGCATGAACCTAATCGTGGTGGCCTTTTTTGGTTGCTTGTTCCTGATCTTCGTCATTTTCTACATGAAGATTGCACTGAAGCTCAGAACTGTGGAGATGGGAAAAGGCGACCCGGGCGCACAAAACCGCAAGAAGCGACTTGTGCTGAAAACTTTCTTGGTGCCTGTTATCTTCACGCTGTGCTTCCTGCCGTATCATTTGGTCAGAGTGCCGTATGTTCTGGCCCAGATGAATGTGATCAAAGATCTGCAGAGCAAGCAGCTGTTGCACACCTGGAATGAAATCACCCTGCTTCTATCTGCGCTCAACAGCTGCCTGGACCCTATAATTTATTACTTTTTGTCCAGCATATACAGGAAAACAATCCTATGTGCCATCCAGGGCAAGTTTAAAACCATGTATGACCTAAACAGAAGACGAATTAGCATTAATCGATCAATTACGGAAATTTAG